A single window of Colletes latitarsis isolate SP2378_abdomen chromosome 11, iyColLati1, whole genome shotgun sequence DNA harbors:
- the LOC143347319 gene encoding TWiK family of potassium channels protein 18 has translation MGVLIRSSLRSRDSSLTSIDRDPRERIKDCCRKLVAFMCSQVGVGGLVVSYAIIGAFGFMIIETQEPIASPVCIRESIRQEYAEELWFSTASNQTVNVFNKTTFCTLSNQILRRYQENFIVNYKKENCSGLTSADLWSFPAAMMFCLSVFTMIGYGTLVPQTAWGKGVTVMYAVLGIPLYVLYFLNMGKVLAQTFRWLYTWLHECTGKKKLGQRITVPSTACLWVIFGYVIGGSIMFAEWEGWDYLDSAYFCVTSLCKIGVGDLVPGWTHGDLTTDSQTKLIINFVYLLLGMGLIAMCYDLMKEDVYVKARELKEQFIQIVDAAHYYIETCCGSKIPD, from the coding sequence ATGGGTGTCCTGATAAGATCCTCCCTGAGGAGTCGGGATTCTTCCCTGACATCGATCGATCGGGACCCCAGGGAGCGAATAAAGGACTGTTGCCGAAAATTAGTCGCATTTATGTGCAGCCAGGTGGGCGTGGGTGGACTCGTGGTCAGTTACGCTATAATAGGTGCCTTTGGTTTCATGATAATCGAGACTCAAGAACCGATCGCGTCCCCGGTTTGTATACGAGAATCGATCAGACAGGAATACGCCGAGGAATTGTGGTTCAGCACGGCCAGTAATCAGACTGTAAACGTGTTTAACAAAACTACTTTCTGCACGTTGTCCAACCAAATTCTTCGACGCTACCAGGAAAACTTTATCGTTAATTACAAGAAGGAAAATTGCAGTGGATTAACCTCGGCCGATCTTTGGTCCTTCCCGGCGGCAATGATGTTTTGTCTGTCCGTGTTCACGATGATCGGGTACGGGACACTGGTGCCCCAAACTGCTTGGGGTAAGGGGGTCACGGTCATGTATGCAGTTTTGGGGATTCCACTTTACGTGTTGTATTTTCTAAACATGGGAAAAGTACTGGCGCAGACGTTCCGTTGGTTGTACACGTGGTTGCACGAGTGTACTGGCAAGAAGAAACTAGGCCAGAGGATCACGGTACCCTCGACGGCTTGTCTCTGGGTGATTTTTGGATACGTCATTGGCGGATCCATAATGTTCGCCGAATGGGAGGGATGGGATTACTTAGACAGTGCTTATTTTTGCGTTACTTCGCTCTGCAAGATCGGAGTGGGGGATCTTGTTCCTGGTTGGACGCATGGCGACCTCACTACCGACAGTCAGACAAAACTGATAATAAACTTCGTTTATTTGCTGCTTGGCATGGGGCTTATCGCTATGTGCTACGATTTGATGAAAGAAGACGTGTACGTGAAAGCCAGAGAACTGAAAGAACAGTTCATTCAAATTGTCGATGCTGCCCATTATTACATAGAAACGTGTTGTGGGTCAAAAATTCCGGACTGA